A stretch of Acipenser ruthenus chromosome 1, fAciRut3.2 maternal haplotype, whole genome shotgun sequence DNA encodes these proteins:
- the LOC131698689 gene encoding ribosome biogenesis protein NSA2 homolog codes for MPQNEHIELHRKRHGYRLDYHEKKRKKESREAHERSHKARKMIGLKAKLYHKQRHSEKIQMKKTIKMHEQRNTKQKKDEKTPEGAVPAYLLDREGQSRAKVLSNMIKQKRKEKAGKWEVPLPKVRAQGETEVLKVIRTGKRQKKAWKRMVTKVCFVGEGFTRKPPKYERFIRPMGLRFKKAHVTHPELKATFCLPILGVKKNPSSPLYTTLGVITKGTVIEVNVSELGLVTQGGKVIWGKYAQVTNNPENDGCINAVLLV; via the exons ATG CCGCAGAACGAACACATTGAGTTACACCGCAAGCGGCACGGTTATCGCCTGGACTACCAtgagaagaagaggaagaaggagagcCGTGAGGCTCACGAGCGCTCGCACAAAGCCAGGAAGATGATCGGTCTGAAGGCCAAACTGTACCACAAACAGCGCCATTCCGAAAAGATCCAGATGAAGAAGAC CATCAAGATGCACGAACAGAGAAACACCAAGCAGAAGAAGGATGAGAAGACCCCCGAGGGAGCAGTGCCAGCATACCTGCTGGACAGAGAGGGCCAGTCCCGCGCCAAGGTCCTCTCCAACATGATCAAACAGAAGAGGAAAGAAAAGGCT GGTAAATGGGAAGTCCCTCTGCCTAAAGTTCGCGCTCAGGGGGAGACCGAGGTCTTGAAGGTAATCCGCACAGGGAAGAGACAGAAGAAAGCCTGGAAGAGAATGGTCACCAAAGTCTGCTTTGTGGGCGAAGGATTCACTCGCAAGCCTCCCAAGTACGAAAGGTTCATCAGACCTATG GGTTTACGTTTCAAGAAGGCACATGTCACACATCCAGAACTGAAAGCCACATTCTGCCTGCCGATTCTAGGGGTGAAGAAGAACCCCTCCTCCCCTCTGTACACAACCCTGGGGGTAATAACCAAAGGAACCGTCATTGAGGTCAACGTCAGCGAACTGGGCCTGGTCACTCAGGGAGGCAAAGTGATCTGGG gTAAATATGCCCAAGTTACAAATAACCCTGAAAATGATGGATGCATTAATGCAGTTTTGCTTGTATAA
- the LOC131740197 gene encoding soluble lamin-associated protein of 75 kDa-like has protein sequence MEFPVDLLTTLSHEDLEHSAEDYMSDLLYSNPNDPQYFTLPSRRKIPLSLSSVGYVPLYGADLKHKVLALFAPEDQFTAAALYLAEQWWAVEDILKTSVPSRKGLVKVRSLGERIVLYVLNRIVYRAREMTTSQVPFLCHSQTDFAKILWKDGEAVGFYSVKPEGSLCSSFLTLCYQLPVLDSIFLRKQHRGKGHGVQILEDFVNCFTEDTLGLRYPLSPAMYKVCAQYLDKYPGDQDLLWEVEGIGVLFQRVRLSSRIQALALKETHQAVREESLPQAVSESEPVESEELMETEAQQNSDEAEVEPAKDEEQMNNTEIVLEHSANTPVSTRTRSSHSRRKRLREEEEEEAVYCSGGLAHRGFLSCFFTTSSPEPVEAAAETPVEEEPDEEAEEPQTHQPEAEPEETLEEAKGEEEEQEELEAELLKKPDVEPVNGEVTDELTQISSGAEEAVDKEHSDTALIVQSDSVEQEAGVTEAADEPAQDDTRDEGEVDEVDVESPEETHEQEAASPEGDTENGGPVGDKEAAPESPDDTTAEPCEETVHDRAVNSEQPEETTEEATETAGIVETEVAEEKPEESYNDNEAEQELQTPMDLSQDTLLLVELKDVSFQPQMEEQKDQVKEPDEEPEEQPEQDSTPAAKEKAVESNSDEAESEPPVVDRRVLRRKAKASRGPTKKRSKTST, from the exons ATGGAATTCCCTGTGGATTTACTGACAACCTTGAGTCATGAAGACCTGGAGCACTCAGCTGAGGACTACATGTCTGACCTGCTGTACAGCAACCCCAACGACCCACAGTACTTCACTCTGCCCAGCCGAAGAAAG ATTCCCCTGAGTCTTTCCTCTGTTGGCTATGTGCCTCTGTACGGAGCCGATCTGAAGCACAAAGTCTTGGCTCTCTTTGCACCAGAGGACCAATTCACAG CTGCTGCCCTGTATTTGGCTGAGCAGTGGTGGGCTGTAGAAGATATCCTAAAAACCTCAGTCCCCTCTCGAAAGGGACTGGTGAAG gTGAGATCACTGGGGGAGAGGATAGTTCTGTATGTCCTCAATCGCATTGTTTACAGAGCCCGGGAAATGACCACCAGCCAGGTTCCGTTTCTTTGTCACAGTCAAACCGATTTTGCTAAAATTCTCTGGAAAGACGGAGAGGCTGTTGGATTTTATTCGGTCAAACCTGAAG GAAGCCTGTGCAGCAGCTTCCTCACCCTGTGCTACCAGCTCCCAGTCCTGGACTCCATATTCCTGAGGAAGCAGCACCGTGGCAAGGGACATGGCGTACAGATTCTGGAAGATTTCGTCAACTGCTTTACAGAGGACACTCTGGGCTTGAGATACCCACTCTCGCCTGCCATGTACAAAG TGTGTGCGCAGTACCTGGACAAGTACCCAGGAGACCAGGACCTGCTCTGGGAAGTTGAAGGAATCGGAGTCTTGTTCCAGAGAGTCCGCTTATCCAGCAGAATCCAAGCCCTTGCTCTGAAAG AAACACACCAAGCTGTGAGAGAAGAGTCTTTGCCTCAGGCTGTATCTGAGAGTGAACCCGTCGAATCTGAAGAGCTCATGGAAACAGAAGCACAGCAGAACTCTGACGAGGCAGAG GTAGAACCAGCAAAGGATGAAGAACAGATGAACAATACAGAGATTGTTTTAGAac ATTCTGCAAACACGCCTGTGTCAACGCGCACCAGGAGCAGTCACTCCAGGAGGAAGAGATTaagagaagaagaggaggaggagg CTGTATACTGCAGTGGAGGACTTGCTCATAGAGGgtttctgtcttgtttttttaCTACTTCAAGTCCTGAACCCGTGGAAGCTGCAGCAGAAACCCCCGTGGAGGAGGAACCAGACGAGGAAGCTGAGGAACCACAAACACACCAACCTGAGGCAGAACCTGAGGAGACACTGGAGGAAGcaaagggagaggaggaggagcaggaggagctg GAAGCCGAGCTGTTAAAAAAGCCTGACGTGGAGCCCGTCAACGGGGAAGTGACTGATGAGCTGACCCAGATATCTTCAGGGGCTGAGGAGGCGGTGGACAAAGAGCATTCGGACACGGCGTTGATCGTCCAGTCTGACAGCGTGGAGCAGGAGGCAGGCGTCACAGAGGCTGCAGATGAGCCAGCGCAGGACGACACACGAGACGAG GGGGAAGTGGATGAAGTGGATGTAGAATCTCCTGAGGAGACACACGAGCAGGAAGCTGCCTCCccagagggagacacagagaACGGGGGGCCTGTGGGGGACAAAGAGGCTGCCCCGGAATCTCCTGACGACACCACAGCAGAGCCCTGCGAGGAAACTGTGCATGACAGAGCTGTGAACTCAGAGCAACCAGAAGAGACAACTGAGGAAGCTACTGAAACTGCCGGAATAGTTGAAACTGAGGTGGCTGAGGAGAAACCAGAGGAAAGTTACAATGACAACGAAGCCGAACAGGAACTTCAGACCCCAATGGACCTGAGTCAGGATACGCTGCTGCTGGTGGAACTCAAAGACGTGTCTTTCCAGCCACAGATGGAGGAACAGAAGGACCAAGTGAAAGAGCCAGACGAGGAGCCGGAGGAACAACCAGAGCAGGATTCGACACCGGCTGCCAAGGAAAAGGCTGTCGAGAGCAACTCGGACGAGGCAGAGAGCGAGCCTCCCGTTGTGGACAGGAGAGTTCTGAGGAGGAAGGCTAAAGCGAGCAGGGGCCCAACTAAGAAACGCAGCAAGACttccacttaa